From a single Pseudomonas serboccidentalis genomic region:
- a CDS encoding chemotaxis protein CheV encodes MSSTKARADSLSLLLFTLRSGKLMAINLLKVSEIIPCPPLTKLPESHPHVKGIATLRGASLSVIDLSRAIGERPLEDPNGGCLIVTDVSRSKQGLHVQAVSKIVHCLTTDIKPPPFGSGGSRAYITGVTSVDGTLVQVLDIEKVIHSIAPAQIEMVPTDLSMEDAEVLGNARILVVDDSQVALQQSVHTLRNLGLQCHTARSAKEAIDCLLDLQGTAQQINLIVSDIEMSEMDGYAFTRTLRETPDFAHLYVLLHTSLDSAMNSEKARLAGANAVLTKFSSPELTQRLIEAAKHVAANGH; translated from the coding sequence ATGTCTTCCACCAAAGCCCGCGCAGACTCACTTTCGCTTCTGCTGTTTACCTTGCGCAGCGGCAAGCTGATGGCGATCAACCTGCTGAAAGTCAGTGAAATCATCCCCTGCCCGCCGCTGACCAAACTGCCGGAGTCGCACCCGCACGTCAAAGGCATCGCCACCCTGCGCGGCGCGTCGCTGTCGGTGATCGACCTCAGCCGCGCCATCGGCGAGCGGCCGCTGGAAGACCCGAATGGCGGTTGCCTGATCGTCACCGACGTCAGCCGCTCAAAGCAGGGTCTGCATGTGCAGGCCGTGAGCAAAATCGTCCATTGCCTGACCACCGACATCAAACCACCGCCGTTCGGCTCCGGCGGCTCGCGCGCCTACATCACCGGCGTGACCTCGGTCGACGGCACGCTGGTGCAAGTGCTGGACATCGAGAAAGTCATCCACAGCATCGCCCCGGCGCAAATTGAAATGGTCCCGACCGACCTGAGCATGGAAGACGCCGAAGTCCTCGGCAATGCGCGGATTCTGGTGGTCGACGACAGCCAGGTGGCGTTGCAGCAATCGGTGCACACCCTGCGCAATCTCGGTCTGCAGTGCCACACCGCGCGCAGTGCCAAAGAAGCCATCGACTGCCTGCTCGATCTGCAAGGCACCGCGCAGCAGATCAACCTGATCGTCTCCGACATCGAAATGTCCGAGATGGATGGCTACGCCTTCACCCGCACCCTGCGCGAAACCCCGGATTTTGCCCACCTCTACGTGCTGCTGCACACCTCGCTCGACAGCGCGATGAACAGCGAAAAGGCCCGTCTGGCCGGCGCCAACGCAGTGCTGACCAAGTTCTCCTCGCCAGAACTGACCCAGCGCCTGATCGAAGCGGCCAAACACGTCGCGGCCAACGGTCACTGA